From Saccharomyces paradoxus chromosome III, complete sequence, a single genomic window includes:
- the EMC1 gene encoding Emc1p (Member of conserved endoplasmic reticulum membrane complex~similar to YCL045C) translates to MKITCTALVYVFISLFLNTSCVQAVFSDDAFITDWQLANLGPWKKIIPDSRDPSRVVILSNPTETSCLVSSFNISSGQILFRNVLPFTIDEIQLDSNDYNAMICVNSSSQHWQKFDLHDWFLLDEGIDNVPSTTILPQSSYSNDQVSIKDNELCILDEESKLAELKLELPQGFNKVEYFQREDPLALVLNVNDTQYIGFSVNDTELVPVWQRDEWLTNVVDYAVLDVFDSRDVELNKDMKAELNSNSLWNAYWLRLTTNWNRFINLLKENHFSPGRVFTRLLALDSKDTTVSDLKFGFAKTLIVLTHDGFIGGLDMINKGQLIWKLDLEIDQSIKMFWTDKNHDELVVFSHDGHYLTIEVANDLPVIKSRSSLPESGTVDSVIKLNEHKCQYLIKFENKGHLLFKLNLRKNLDAPIVYNNHTSCDMPFFETLGLETLGLFINELTFVTEHDKNGIYCYRIENDAVKEAWQRTVKSKEKIMAYSNRDTTNSNTLGITLGDKSVLYKYLYPNLAAYLIANEEHHTITFNLIDTITGEILITQEHKDSPDFRFPTDIVFGEYWVVYSYFSSEPVPEQKLVVVELYESLTPDERLSDSDKHFSYDPLTGNINKPQFQTKQFIFPEIIKTMSISKTTDDITTKAILMELENGQITYIPKLLLNARGKPAEEMAKDNKKEFMATPYTPIIPINDNFIITHFRNLLPGSDSQLISIPTNLESTSIICDLGLDIFCTRITPSGQFDLMSPTFEKGKLLITILILLVITYFIRPSVSNKKLKSQWLIK, encoded by the coding sequence ATGAAGATAACGTGTACAGCCTTGGTGTACGTCTTCATTTCACTCTTCCTAAACACGAGTTGTGTCCAAGCAGTATTTTCAGATGATGCATTTATCACTGATTGGCAATTGGCTAACTTGGGTCCttggaagaaaatcatCCCTGATTCTCGAGACCCTAGCCGGGTTGTCATCTTATCGAACCCTACCGAAACTTCCTGTTTAGTTTCTTCGTTCAACATTTCTTCCGGACAGATTCTTTTCAGAAACGTTTTGCCCTTCACCATTGATGAGATTCAACTGGATAGCAATGATTACAACGCAATGATTTGTGTGAACTCTTCAAGCCAACATTGGCAGAAATTCGATTTACACGATTGGTTCTTACTAGATGAGGGCATAGATAACGTCCCCTCTACAACCATTTTGCCACAATCCTCATATTCAAACGATCAAGTATCCATTAAGGACAATGAACTGTGTATTCTCGACGAGGAGTCAAAATTGGCCGAATTGAAATTGGAATTACCTCAAGGGTTCAACAAAGTGGAATATTTCCAACGCGAAGATCCCCTGGCTTTGGTTTTAAACGTTAACGACACCCAGTATATAGGGTTTTCTGTCAATGATACAGAATTGGTACCGGTTTGGCAAAGAGATGAATGGTTAACTAATGTGGTAGACTATGCTGTATTGGACGTTTTCGATTCTAGAGATGTGGAATTGAACAAAGATATGAAAGCCGAACTTAATTCAAATTCGCTTTGGAACGCTTACTGGCTTAGATTGACAACAAATTGGAATCGTTTCATcaatttattgaaagagAACCATTTTTCACCAGGACGTGTCTTCACTAGACTCCTGGCTTTGGACTCCAAGGATACAACAGTATCAGACCTGAAATTTGGCTTCGCTAAGACCTTAATTGTTTTGACCCATGATGGCTTTATTGGCGGCCTTGATATGATTAATAAGGGTCAACTTATTTGGAAACTCGATTTGGAAATTGACCAAAGCATTAAAATGTTCTGGACGGATAAAAACCATGACGAGCTCGTTGTTTTTTCACATGATGGACATTATTTGACAATTGAAGTCGCTAACGATCTACCGGTTATCAAATCAAGATCCTCTCTACCTGAAAGTGGAACTGTTGACTCCGTTATTAAGCTGAATGAACATAAATGCCAGTATTTAATCAAGTTTGAGAATAAGGGTCATTTACTGTTTAAACTGAATCTCCGCAAGAATTTGGATGCACCAATAGTTTACAACAACCACACTAGTTGCGATATGCccttttttgaaacattAGGACTCGAAACATTAGGACTTTTTATTAACGAACTAACATTTGTCACGGAGCATGACAAAAATGGCATTTACTGCTACAGAATCGAGAACGATGCGGTGAAAGAAGCTTGGCAGAGAACCGTAAAGtcgaaggaaaaaataatggcgTATAGCAATAGGGACACAACAAACTCAAACACTCTTGGTATTACTCTAGGTGACAAATCGGTTCTTTATAAATATTTGTATCCAAACCTAGCGGCTTATCTAATCGCTAACGAAGAGCACCATACAATCACATTCAACTTAATTGATACCATTACAGGAGAAATCCTTATCACCCAAGAGCACAAGGATTCTCCAGATTTCAGGTTTCCAACGGATATTGTTTTCGGTGAATATTGGGTCGTTTATTCCTATTTCAGTTCTGAACCTGTTCCTGAACAAAAGCTGGTAGTAGTTGAATTATATGAATCACTGACCCCAGATGAACGTTTGTCTGACTCAGATAAGCATTTTTCTTATGATCCATTAACCGGTAACATTAACAAACCTCAATTCCAGACTAAGCAGTTTATTTTCCCGGAGATCATCAAGACAATGTCCATTTCCAAGACAACGGATGATATTACTACTAAGGCTATCCTAATGGAATTAGAAAATGGCCAAATCACTTATATACCAAAGCTCTTATTGAATGCAAGAGGTAAGCCAGCAGAGGAAATGGCCAAggataataaaaaagagtTTATGGCTACCCCATACACGCCAATCATCCCAATTAATGATAACTTCATCATTACTCACTTCAGAAACCTATTACCAGGATCTGAT